The stretch of DNA CCACGGGACCGTATCGCCGGTGGCGGTTGCTGAGTTCGCGGACCGGTGCCGGCGCAATTGGGGCGTAACGCTGGTTGATGCCCCCCTCAGCGGTGGAACCATAGGTGCTGAAGATGGCCGCCTGAGCATCATGGCAGGTGGTCCCAAGGCCGCAGTGGAACGCCTGGCACCGCTGTTTGAGCTCTACAGCTCAACGGCAGTATGGTTCGGGGACACCGGTGCGGGATCAACTGTGAAAGCCTGCAACCAGATTGTCGTCGCAGCCACTGTAACGGCGTTGGCGGAGGCGATGGCCCTGGCGGCAGGCAGCAACCTGGACCTGGAGAAGGTCCAGGCGGTTCTCGCCGGCGGTCTGGCAAACTCCGAGGTCCTGGCACAAAAGGGACGACGATGGATCGACCAGGACTTTGAAGGCGGTGGGTCCGCAAAGAATCAGCTCAAAGACCTGCGGTTCATCGCCGAAATCGCCGGCCACAACGGGCTTAAACTCCCGCTCGCGGCCTGCCTGCAGGACGCCTTCGAAGGCATGGTCGCGGCGGGTGACGGCGACCTGGACCACACTGGGATCTACCGCACCATCAACACGTAGAGGAAACGTGAATGGTGCCAGTAGCGAAAGGGCGCCCGCTCTGCGGCGTCTAATGGACCTGGAAGATGGTGATGCCCACTTGGTTGGGTAGGCGTTCACCCGTGCCGAGGAAGACTGTGTGGTTCATCCAGGACCACGTGCTGGATTCCGTGGTGAGACGGGGCGTGCAGCGGAAGTAGAT from Pseudarthrobacter siccitolerans encodes:
- a CDS encoding NAD(P)-dependent oxidoreductase is translated as MTTPTLEQQRPPRTYPPVALLGTGPMGAPIARNILNRGVPLTLWNRTPEKALSIEGAAIAASPADAARDVVLTVLPDLPQVEALLHGDDGLLKGWQAAGTEHPVLVIHGTVSPVAVAEFADRCRRNWGVTLVDAPLSGGTIGAEDGRLSIMAGGPKAAVERLAPLFELYSSTAVWFGDTGAGSTVKACNQIVVAATVTALAEAMALAAGSNLDLEKVQAVLAGGLANSEVLAQKGRRWIDQDFEGGGSAKNQLKDLRFIAEIAGHNGLKLPLAACLQDAFEGMVAAGDGDLDHTGIYRTINT